GCGTCATCGCCAGCCCCCACCCGCTGGAGATCGTCGAGGTCAATGCCATCAAGACGATGGTCGATGCCGGGTGGGTCGTGATCGCGGTGGGCGGCGGCGGCATCCCCGTCATCCGCAACGAGAAGGGCGAGTTGCGCAGCGCCCCGCCGGCCGTGATCGACAAAGACCATGCCAGCGCCCACATGGCCATCGAAGCCGGCGTCGACTTGTTCCTGATCTCGACCGGCGTGGAGAAGGTGGCCATCCACTTCAACAAACCCAATCAGCAGTGGCTCGACCGCATGACGGCCGCCGAAGCCCGCCAATACTTGCTCGAAGGCCACTTCGCCGCCGGCAGCATGGGGCCGAAAATCCAGGCCATCCTCCACTATCTGGAGCACGGCGGCAAGCACGCCCTCATCACCGACCCGCCCAACATCGCCCGCGCTTTGGTGGGCGAGACGGGGACGCATTTTTATCCGTGAGTGGAGTAGGCAAGGAAACAAGTAGACAAGTAGACAAGGATCGGTAGAGGATTCATATGGCTGTGGTAACAGTTTCGAAGCAAGGTCGGATCGCTATTCCGGTGGATCTACGCCAGAAGTACGGCTGGCGACCTGGAACGCGTCTGGTCTATGTAGATTACGGCGGCGTATTGACATTGGTGGCGGCGCCGAAGAATGCCATCGCTGAAGCTGCTGGTATGCTCAAAGGCGATTCATCACTCACACAATCTCTGCGCAAAGATCGCAAACAGTAATCTCATGCCTCTTTCTCACATTCTCGGCGCGCGCTGCATGGCTTGCGGGAAGCTGCATGCGCTGGAAGGCGCGGCTTATCTTTGTCCTGACCATGCCGGCGCGGGAGCAGAAGTGAACGGGGCGGGGGGACCCCGCCCCTACCCCACGCTCGACATCGTTTACGATTACGAGCGCATCGCCGCGGCCACGAATCCCGCCCACATCGCCTCCGACCCTGATCGTTCCATCGGGCGCTACGAGCGATTGCTGCCGATAGCGGGCCGGGCGTCGTTGGCGCCGCTGCCGGTGGGCGATACGCCCCTGCTACCGGCCCCGCGGCTGGCCGCCCGCCTGGGCTTGCGAGATGTCTGGGTGAAGGA
This region of Caldilineales bacterium genomic DNA includes:
- a CDS encoding AbrB/MazE/SpoVT family DNA-binding domain-containing protein translates to MAVVTVSKQGRIAIPVDLRQKYGWRPGTRLVYVDYGGVLTLVAAPKNAIAEAAGMLKGDSSLTQSLRKDRKQ